A single genomic interval of Psychroserpens sp. NJDZ02 harbors:
- a CDS encoding oleate hydratase, producing the protein MWDTTLFNIKTKNMTTKNLKAYCLGGGLGSLSAAVFMIRDGGILGHQITIFEKLPTLGGCLDGARLKDGSYSLRGGRMLTTDAYECFWGLFKDIPSINNKGMSVKDETIAFNKKHIAHSQGRLVDKNCHIVDTSTMGFNMHDRLEFLKLLEASEEKLGTSKITDWLSPGFFNTNFWYMWQTTFAFEPWHSAVEFKRYLHRFMNEFPRINTLGGVKRTIYNQYDSLVVPLIAWLKDKGVNFELATTVDDINVEDIDGKVTVTSLTVIKNESPKQVTVHPDDIVIFQNGSMVDASSIGSMTEPPIKKTKADSKGWTLWEKLAKGRPDFGNPAPFNSSIPESFWESFTVTFKSSEFFDKIEKMTGNKAGTGGLVTFKDSNWLMSVVLYNQPHFIDQPDDVYILWGYALHGSRVGDFIPKTMVESNGQDILKELAGHFNFDDSVFEDAICVPCRMPYITSMFMPRAYNDRPKPVPESSKNLAFVSQFVELADDVVFTVEYSVRAAQTAVYQLLNIDLEIPKITKHDKSPKVLIDSFFKAIK; encoded by the coding sequence TTGTGGGACACGACATTATTTAATATAAAAACTAAAAATATGACAACTAAAAATTTAAAAGCCTACTGTTTAGGAGGTGGACTTGGCTCCCTATCTGCCGCTGTATTTATGATCCGTGATGGCGGAATTTTAGGACATCAAATAACTATATTCGAAAAACTACCAACACTAGGAGGCTGTTTAGATGGTGCGCGCCTTAAGGATGGGAGCTATTCCCTTCGAGGCGGCAGAATGTTAACCACAGATGCTTATGAATGCTTTTGGGGCCTATTTAAAGATATCCCTTCAATTAACAACAAAGGTATGTCTGTAAAAGATGAAACGATTGCCTTTAATAAAAAACATATTGCACACTCACAAGGTCGCTTAGTTGATAAAAACTGTCATATTGTAGATACCTCTACCATGGGATTTAATATGCATGATAGACTCGAGTTTTTAAAACTTCTTGAAGCTTCGGAAGAAAAATTAGGGACCTCAAAAATTACTGATTGGTTATCACCTGGTTTTTTTAACACCAACTTTTGGTACATGTGGCAAACCACGTTTGCTTTTGAACCTTGGCATAGCGCAGTAGAGTTTAAACGTTATTTACATCGTTTTATGAATGAGTTTCCAAGAATCAACACACTTGGTGGTGTAAAAAGAACCATTTATAATCAGTATGATTCACTAGTAGTCCCGCTTATTGCCTGGCTTAAAGATAAAGGTGTCAATTTTGAATTAGCGACTACTGTCGATGATATAAACGTGGAAGATATAGATGGAAAAGTTACGGTTACTTCTCTGACAGTAATTAAAAACGAAAGCCCAAAACAGGTTACTGTACATCCTGATGATATTGTTATTTTCCAAAATGGTTCTATGGTTGATGCTTCAAGTATTGGCTCTATGACAGAACCTCCAATTAAAAAGACAAAAGCAGATAGTAAAGGATGGACACTTTGGGAAAAATTAGCTAAAGGAAGACCTGATTTTGGAAATCCAGCGCCTTTTAACAGCAGTATTCCTGAATCTTTTTGGGAATCGTTTACAGTAACATTCAAATCTTCTGAATTTTTCGATAAAATTGAAAAAATGACAGGTAACAAAGCAGGAACAGGAGGTTTAGTAACCTTTAAAGATTCCAACTGGCTCATGTCTGTTGTACTTTATAATCAACCGCACTTTATCGATCAACCGGATGATGTTTATATCCTTTGGGGCTATGCGTTACACGGTAGTCGCGTCGGTGATTTTATTCCAAAAACAATGGTAGAAAGTAACGGACAAGACATCCTTAAAGAATTAGCAGGTCATTTTAATTTTGATGACAGTGTTTTTGAAGACGCTATTTGCGTCCCTTGCAGAATGCCATACATAACGTCTATGTTTATGCCACGTGCTTACAATGATAGACCAAAACCTGTTCCTGAAAGCTCTAAAAACTTAGCCTTTGTGAGCCAGTTTGTAGAACTTGCTGACGATGTTGTATTTACTGTGGAATATTCTGTAAGAGCTGCTCAAACCGCTGTCTATCAATTATTAAATATCGATTTAGAAATACCCAAAATCACAAAGCACGACAAATCACCTAAAGTGCTTATAGATTCCTTTTTTAAAGCTATTAAATAA
- a CDS encoding M23 family metallopeptidase: protein MAEDLIPHSEVQEGAAIVPNTTSPVVVENNHVSAPNANANYVTPVTNGTTEIEAKAKNKIASIAVDKSTINPYDIVTYTVKLDKKFPDTLESDLTKVKFSFWLQDKNKKTVSLEVGSGKAAITSHKTNKGAIQIVKKGNLQSEDKTSDFFVLKENQNLTSNIKSSSYYYALILVDKENNQVTLQVKFSKWLDTFKVRTEAYLNGDKIKADGLNTTASRTVKAQPEIIEAYWLNAAGRKIIYAGYNQDAYLYLKTLGLQGQTIEIQVFDADTYPNSNQHVSTETDDKIDWKNNKIKIESREVIKQFKVGNIKRYETAQADEGAEDNIIGLYNFDNKKINDLELYIHIANSKTLKIENIKPKYGKLKLIADEKIIRAFFAKTETERVQADAPEIKTKKGTKLPPKDKVPYYEKLDNGIIGQKIQLVAECANLEGKEVVFKLYEKEPLLVDKDIELPVFQKNNIITEVKATVTNGFAIAEIELKHCKEEVNNEDWTRLLFPNTVKNIKEIKNSNLYIETNFVNEMGSVSKKQSLRNDLFKLTTKTCGCQKCIDYQDVWKSPTINTQSYENKNRFEKVLRYNSSHPNGYYHKGTDILTGSTYKELHSLLCGVVVYTKDSFITNKYASGSLGNIITVKSFDKDGNKIFIMYCHLDKIYVKENDTIIHGQKIGLSGSTGNASDQDEPNGTKNKGIDKEFWHVHIEAATTYGNAATMSGQARKDPELFMKSKFDKDGKSI, encoded by the coding sequence ATGGCTGAAGATTTAATACCACATAGCGAAGTACAAGAAGGAGCTGCAATTGTTCCTAACACAACGTCACCAGTAGTAGTTGAAAATAATCATGTAAGCGCACCAAATGCTAACGCTAACTATGTAACTCCTGTAACTAATGGAACTACAGAGATAGAGGCAAAAGCTAAAAATAAAATAGCATCTATAGCAGTAGATAAAAGTACTATTAATCCTTACGATATAGTAACTTATACTGTAAAGTTAGATAAAAAATTTCCAGACACCTTAGAGAGTGACCTAACAAAAGTAAAGTTTAGTTTTTGGTTACAAGATAAAAACAAGAAAACCGTTTCATTAGAAGTTGGTTCGGGTAAAGCTGCTATAACATCTCATAAAACAAATAAAGGAGCCATTCAAATTGTAAAAAAGGGTAATTTACAATCCGAAGATAAAACATCAGATTTTTTTGTTCTAAAAGAGAATCAGAATTTAACCAGCAATATTAAGTCTAGTAGTTACTATTATGCACTCATATTGGTAGATAAAGAAAACAACCAAGTAACTTTACAGGTAAAGTTTTCTAAATGGTTAGATACTTTCAAAGTAAGAACAGAAGCTTATTTAAACGGTGATAAAATAAAAGCAGATGGCTTAAATACTACGGCATCAAGAACTGTAAAAGCACAACCCGAAATTATAGAAGCCTATTGGCTAAATGCAGCAGGCAGAAAAATAATTTATGCTGGTTATAATCAAGATGCTTATTTATATCTAAAAACATTAGGTTTGCAAGGCCAAACAATTGAAATACAAGTTTTTGATGCAGATACATACCCAAACTCAAACCAGCATGTAAGTACAGAGACAGACGATAAAATAGATTGGAAAAACAATAAAATTAAAATAGAAAGTAGAGAAGTTATTAAACAGTTTAAGGTTGGCAATATAAAGCGGTATGAAACTGCACAAGCAGATGAAGGTGCCGAAGATAATATAATTGGATTATATAATTTTGACAATAAAAAAATAAACGATTTAGAACTCTACATACACATAGCCAATAGCAAGACCTTAAAAATTGAAAATATAAAACCTAAATATGGAAAGCTAAAACTAATTGCTGATGAGAAAATTATAAGGGCCTTTTTTGCCAAAACAGAAACAGAAAGGGTACAAGCCGATGCGCCCGAAATAAAAACTAAAAAAGGAACAAAACTACCCCCAAAAGACAAAGTGCCATATTACGAAAAATTAGACAATGGCATAATAGGGCAAAAAATACAATTAGTAGCCGAGTGTGCTAATTTAGAGGGTAAAGAAGTTGTTTTTAAACTCTATGAGAAAGAACCTTTATTGGTAGATAAAGACATAGAATTACCAGTCTTTCAAAAGAATAATATAATTACTGAAGTTAAAGCAACGGTTACAAATGGATTCGCTATAGCTGAAATAGAGTTAAAACATTGTAAGGAAGAAGTTAATAATGAAGATTGGACTAGACTTTTATTTCCAAATACAGTAAAAAATATTAAAGAAATTAAAAACTCTAACCTCTATATAGAAACTAATTTTGTTAATGAGATGGGTAGTGTTTCAAAAAAACAATCACTAAGAAATGACCTATTCAAATTAACTACTAAAACTTGTGGTTGCCAAAAATGTATAGACTATCAAGATGTTTGGAAGAGTCCAACAATTAATACACAAAGTTATGAGAATAAAAATCGATTCGAAAAAGTATTAAGGTATAATAGTAGCCATCCAAATGGCTATTATCACAAAGGAACAGATATTCTTACGGGCTCAACTTATAAAGAACTTCATTCATTGTTATGTGGAGTAGTTGTCTATACAAAGGATAGCTTCATTACTAATAAGTATGCCTCTGGTAGTCTTGGGAATATAATAACCGTTAAATCCTTTGATAAGGATGGTAATAAAATATTTATTATGTACTGCCACTTAGATAAAATCTATGTAAAAGAAAATGATACGATAATACACGGTCAAAAAATTGGTTTATCTGGTTCAACTGGTAATGCCTCTGATCAAGATGAACCAAATGGTACAAAAAACAAAGGTATTGATAAAGAATTTTGGCATGTTCATATTGAAGCTGCAACAACATATGGAAACGCTGCGACTATGTCAGGTCAAGCTAGAAAAGACCCTGAGTTATTTATGAAATCAAAATTTGATAAAGATGGAAAATCTATTTAA
- a CDS encoding PAAR-like protein → MSAKKYVCNQAKIECQMCTNPQGTLMVTSNMIKLQGEIWATEKDKEKINLIFQGNCKKSPHQAVPCIAVMQTGQWQGTGDISIQGSKPLLESSTIMCNYGGGTIKIKDDLQKSQPSSLLPTAVDGITPDVPVSKVLVSSALSASSKNDPDDDYVETSQSDIKKEEKKKEEEEKKDTYFLFLKKESMKPISGLTFFVQTSENKKIKGTTNNKGYFKISSDEKPPFKLLGHYYGKITKSDDKLSDIGKDIYTFEKQEEKPITYIKSLKYKSLNRDKKLLVGTTKVKVKTGDTLEKYFKKYLKTLDTKSNRGSVLMDFNFGNSIKGTYKTFDLGNKGEILIPKFDGEISDLKKELTHIFYLTKIARESLSQKMLNDANVIKRNKWTKQALNTYDILNPTLINKKRTPIEFDWNYDTIVLHNSGNAFDTKVGELEDYHSLDHQWEDVGYHFIIGRCENNECKIYEGRPLIFKGSHAKLNSNKIGVLVEGDFEHQILDFDDDVEATQVVLLKKLIKSLTNNFPILNLIGHSDVDNLKPGDGCPGEELYKYIPMLREQFNLK, encoded by the coding sequence ATGAGTGCTAAAAAATATGTATGTAATCAAGCAAAAATAGAATGCCAAATGTGTACCAACCCGCAAGGGACACTTATGGTTACTTCTAACATGATTAAATTACAAGGTGAAATTTGGGCTACAGAAAAAGATAAGGAGAAAATAAACCTTATATTTCAAGGTAATTGTAAGAAAAGTCCACATCAAGCTGTCCCTTGTATTGCAGTAATGCAAACAGGACAATGGCAAGGAACTGGAGATATATCTATACAAGGTAGCAAACCTCTATTGGAGAGTTCTACTATTATGTGTAATTATGGAGGCGGAACTATTAAAATTAAAGACGATTTACAAAAGTCGCAACCTTCTTCTTTATTACCTACAGCAGTAGATGGTATTACTCCAGATGTACCTGTTTCGAAAGTGTTGGTTTCTTCTGCTTTATCAGCAAGTTCAAAAAACGACCCTGATGATGACTATGTAGAAACCTCTCAAAGTGACATTAAAAAAGAAGAAAAAAAGAAAGAAGAGGAAGAGAAAAAAGACACTTACTTTCTGTTTTTAAAAAAAGAATCAATGAAACCAATTTCGGGATTAACTTTTTTTGTGCAGACTTCAGAAAATAAAAAAATTAAAGGAACAACGAATAACAAAGGGTATTTTAAGATTTCAAGTGATGAAAAACCACCATTTAAGCTTCTTGGTCATTATTACGGAAAAATAACTAAAAGTGATGACAAGCTCTCAGATATAGGAAAAGACATATACACCTTTGAAAAACAAGAAGAAAAACCTATTACTTATATAAAATCTTTAAAATATAAAAGCCTTAATAGAGATAAGAAATTATTAGTAGGTACTACCAAAGTTAAAGTTAAAACAGGAGACACCTTAGAAAAATATTTCAAAAAGTATCTAAAAACATTAGATACAAAAAGCAATAGAGGCTCTGTTTTAATGGACTTTAACTTTGGGAACTCCATAAAAGGAACCTACAAAACATTTGATTTGGGCAATAAAGGAGAAATACTCATCCCTAAATTTGATGGAGAAATTAGTGACTTAAAAAAGGAATTAACACATATCTTTTACCTTACTAAAATTGCAAGAGAGTCCTTAAGTCAAAAAATGCTTAATGACGCCAATGTTATCAAAAGAAATAAATGGACAAAGCAAGCATTAAATACCTATGATATTCTTAATCCTACATTAATAAATAAGAAAAGAACACCTATTGAGTTTGATTGGAATTATGATACAATTGTACTACATAATTCGGGAAATGCATTTGATACTAAAGTAGGGGAATTGGAAGATTACCATTCTTTAGATCATCAATGGGAGGATGTAGGATACCATTTTATTATTGGTAGATGTGAGAATAATGAATGTAAAATATATGAAGGGAGACCATTAATTTTTAAAGGGTCTCATGCAAAGTTAAATTCAAATAAAATAGGTGTCTTAGTTGAAGGAGATTTTGAACATCAGATACTCGATTTTGACGATGATGTAGAAGCAACACAAGTTGTCTTACTGAAAAAGCTAATAAAATCTTTAACCAACAATTTTCCTATCTTAAATTTAATAGGACACTCTGATGTTGATAACTTGAAACCTGGAGACGGATGCCCTGGAGAGGAATTATATAAATACATTCCTATGTTAAGGGAACAATTTAATTTGAAATAA
- a CDS encoding DUF6402 family protein, whose translation MVLKFEQDKIKVTFTTEEEVKATTYTVKVFAKNKSDGGSEQHVYTSPSYTIIKKKENIWFLVIDYMFYNAVAKKIKTSGKPLPNIIDFSFKILINETESEVSEIFSIHFVRYMAQLMDVLKWKNAAKLQRLWFTKGCNNEKKNVPPEIDFIDINWVFNISSHAKIICDNFHKGNLMSFKSAWKRPVNEFFTPIVKNSFKTEIKDQIEDKEIEVPNENNTKTTFGSFDLKKVKDKNGEKMPLIEKYYFNSHSFGGDGGKDGVMHILGNGLELDDLLGSLANFNFRVAAQGHLIYENNTVNVNIKKLLYYIKDNFDYVGDEQELGYWSIGNEIRVRAPELGAFTDDDEFYNIKNKDFSDYRNDVGLGYDFHVYSTIHTIDVSNKNIKFDLYE comes from the coding sequence ATGGTTTTAAAATTTGAACAAGATAAAATTAAAGTAACCTTTACAACTGAAGAAGAAGTAAAAGCAACAACCTATACCGTAAAAGTATTTGCCAAAAACAAAAGTGATGGTGGTAGTGAACAACATGTATATACGTCTCCCAGTTATACAATAATAAAGAAAAAGGAAAATATTTGGTTTCTTGTTATAGACTATATGTTTTACAATGCCGTTGCAAAGAAAATTAAGACTTCAGGCAAGCCATTACCTAACATTATAGACTTTTCTTTTAAAATTCTAATTAATGAAACGGAAAGTGAAGTATCAGAAATTTTTTCAATACATTTTGTACGTTATATGGCACAACTTATGGATGTTTTAAAATGGAAAAATGCAGCAAAATTGCAAAGATTATGGTTTACAAAAGGATGTAATAATGAAAAAAAGAATGTTCCACCCGAAATAGATTTTATAGATATTAATTGGGTCTTTAATATTTCATCTCACGCAAAAATAATATGTGACAATTTTCATAAAGGCAATTTAATGTCTTTTAAAAGCGCCTGGAAAAGACCCGTTAATGAGTTTTTTACTCCAATAGTTAAGAACTCTTTTAAGACTGAAATTAAAGACCAAATAGAAGACAAAGAAATTGAAGTGCCTAACGAAAATAATACTAAGACTACTTTTGGCTCTTTTGATTTAAAAAAAGTAAAAGATAAAAACGGCGAAAAAATGCCATTAATAGAAAAATATTATTTCAATTCTCACTCTTTTGGAGGAGATGGGGGTAAAGATGGAGTAATGCACATTTTAGGAAACGGTTTAGAATTAGATGATTTATTGGGTAGTTTAGCTAATTTTAATTTTCGTGTAGCTGCTCAAGGGCATTTAATTTATGAAAATAACACAGTAAACGTTAACATTAAAAAATTACTGTACTATATAAAAGATAATTTTGATTATGTAGGAGATGAGCAAGAATTAGGTTATTGGAGTATTGGAAATGAAATAAGAGTTAGGGCGCCAGAATTAGGGGCATTTACAGATGATGATGAATTTTATAATATAAAAAACAAAGATTTTTCAGATTATAGAAACGATGTAGGATTAGGCTATGATTTTCACGTATATTCAACGATCCATACAATAGATGTAAGTAACAAAAATATAAAATTTGATTTGTATGAATAA
- a CDS encoding oleate hydratase, with amino-acid sequence MDTNNKDKKAYFIGGGIGSLAGAAFLIRDGGFSGDNITIYESLPVLGGSLDAGGNPEDGYTLRGSRMFTLNIYECTWELFKSIPSLTDPNRSVTDETITFNEKVISNSKARLIDKNRAIVDASKLGFSMSDRAELLKLSEASEEKLGNSAIYDWFSPSFFETNFWFMWRTSFAFSPWHSVVEFKRYLHRFMQEFPNVETMTGVKRTVYNQYDSMILPLEVWLKSHGVNFKKGSTVTDIDTTYALDPNTETEKVVVKKLMYDTAGNSETVTVNDGDLVFYQNGSMTDASSYGSMTSAPQHFTKKDSQGWMLWEKLASKYPGFGRPEVFNTNIAESFWESFTVTLKDTAFFDQMEKFSGNKAGTGSQVTLKDSNWFMSFSLNEQPHYKDQPDHVQVFFTYGLHPDRVGNFVGKPMTECTGEEILKELCGHLKFDYDVVFANAICIPCRMPYITSMFMPRLKTDRPLPVPKNSKNLGFISQFVEIPDDVVFTVEYSVRAAQMAVYELLNIDLEIPPITKFDKTLKVELQTVAKAFH; translated from the coding sequence ATGGACACTAATAATAAAGATAAAAAAGCTTACTTCATAGGTGGTGGAATAGGATCATTAGCGGGAGCAGCATTTTTAATTCGTGACGGAGGATTCTCCGGAGATAATATTACAATCTACGAAAGTCTGCCTGTATTAGGAGGTAGTTTAGACGCGGGAGGAAATCCAGAAGACGGATACACGTTGCGTGGCTCTCGTATGTTTACATTAAACATTTACGAATGTACTTGGGAATTGTTCAAATCCATTCCATCACTTACAGATCCTAACAGGTCGGTAACCGATGAGACTATTACATTTAACGAAAAAGTAATATCAAATTCTAAAGCACGTCTTATAGATAAAAACCGAGCAATTGTAGACGCCTCTAAATTGGGGTTTTCAATGTCAGACCGCGCAGAACTTCTTAAATTAAGTGAGGCTAGCGAAGAAAAATTAGGTAATAGTGCCATTTATGATTGGTTTTCGCCTTCATTTTTCGAAACTAATTTCTGGTTTATGTGGCGTACTAGTTTTGCGTTTTCACCTTGGCATAGTGTGGTAGAGTTTAAGCGATATTTACACCGTTTTATGCAAGAGTTTCCTAATGTAGAAACAATGACAGGTGTAAAACGTACCGTTTACAATCAGTACGATTCTATGATTCTTCCATTGGAAGTTTGGTTAAAATCTCATGGTGTTAATTTCAAAAAAGGAAGTACGGTTACTGATATCGACACAACGTATGCTTTAGATCCAAACACAGAAACCGAAAAAGTAGTTGTAAAAAAACTAATGTATGATACTGCAGGTAATTCTGAAACCGTAACAGTTAATGATGGTGATCTAGTTTTCTATCAAAATGGTTCAATGACAGATGCGTCTAGTTATGGATCAATGACAAGTGCACCACAACACTTTACAAAAAAAGACAGTCAAGGCTGGATGTTATGGGAAAAATTAGCTAGTAAATATCCTGGATTTGGTAGACCGGAAGTCTTTAATACTAACATAGCAGAATCGTTTTGGGAATCGTTTACAGTAACATTAAAAGACACCGCTTTCTTTGATCAAATGGAAAAATTTTCTGGAAACAAAGCAGGAACAGGAAGTCAAGTCACTCTTAAAGATTCTAATTGGTTTATGAGCTTTTCATTAAACGAACAACCTCATTATAAAGACCAACCAGACCATGTGCAAGTGTTTTTTACCTATGGATTACATCCAGACCGCGTGGGTAACTTTGTAGGGAAACCAATGACGGAATGTACTGGAGAAGAAATTCTGAAAGAACTTTGTGGACATTTAAAATTTGATTATGATGTTGTGTTTGCAAATGCCATTTGTATTCCCTGCAGAATGCCATACATCACCAGTATGTTTATGCCACGTTTAAAAACAGATAGACCGCTTCCTGTACCAAAAAATTCAAAAAATTTAGGCTTTATCAGTCAGTTTGTAGAGATTCCAGATGATGTTGTCTTTACTGTAGAGTATTCAGTTAGAGCAGCTCAAATGGCAGTTTATGAGTTGCTAAATATCGATCTAGAGATTCCTCCAATCACAAA
- a CDS encoding arsenate reductase family protein codes for MGEIATSKRQITVYYNSESVRAKQALAYAIADGFKVEDIDILKTKLTGTQLVELAERLHIEVADLVNQDSPAYQSSFEPHNLSTDDWIKIIQHNPKIMKQPIALRGDKTILVETPTDIIKI; via the coding sequence ATGGGAGAAATTGCGACATCAAAAAGACAAATAACAGTCTATTATAATTCAGAATCGGTAAGAGCAAAACAAGCATTAGCTTATGCTATAGCAGATGGATTTAAGGTAGAAGATATTGATATATTAAAAACAAAATTGACAGGCACGCAACTAGTAGAATTAGCAGAGCGCTTACATATCGAGGTGGCAGATCTTGTTAATCAGGATAGTCCAGCGTATCAATCCAGTTTTGAACCTCATAATTTATCAACCGATGATTGGATAAAAATAATACAACACAATCCAAAAATCATGAAGCAACCAATTGCTTTGCGTGGCGATAAAACTATTTTAGTAGAAACACCAACAGATATTATAAAAATATAA
- a CDS encoding MgtC/SapB family protein, producing the protein MQIQEQINQLVGSYILGVLISLGIGLILGLEREYDKLKEDTGIAGIRTFPIVTILGFTLGNLTTIYTVWLLIISLGAFILFLGFNQYAQNKEGPSQDLTTNLALIATFVLGVMVSAGYYRDAVATAVIIVTLLSLKTRFRSVIQNITSIELFAFIKFVIIALLILPFLPNKTYGPDNLLNPFEIGSIIVIVSFLNFIGYFLVKFIGSKKGIILTAVLGGLISSTAVAWNYASSSKASPELSKKYSAGIIVASAIMFPRLAFLAYIFNSAILVNLIVPFGLLTAICIVATLLLMRKDDPKPDTNIKLGNPLNMLNAIGFGAVYVVILFAVFYSNQFFGERGLYYSALIAGLADTDAITISMSKFALNQDKLTLASSVIIAATISNMLVKLVISLFKGSKATGKLVGYAFGSVILVGIIYILIIRS; encoded by the coding sequence ATGCAAATACAAGAACAGATAAATCAGCTCGTAGGATCTTATATTCTAGGGGTCTTAATAAGCTTAGGGATTGGTCTTATACTTGGTCTAGAAAGGGAGTATGACAAACTCAAAGAAGACACAGGTATAGCAGGTATAAGAACATTTCCTATAGTGACTATTCTTGGATTTACATTAGGCAATCTGACAACAATATATACCGTATGGCTCTTAATTATTAGTTTAGGAGCCTTTATTTTGTTTTTAGGATTCAATCAATATGCCCAAAATAAAGAAGGGCCCAGTCAAGATTTAACAACTAATTTAGCCTTAATAGCAACCTTTGTCTTAGGGGTAATGGTTTCGGCAGGATATTATAGAGACGCAGTGGCAACAGCCGTTATTATTGTCACTTTACTATCGCTTAAAACAAGGTTTCGTTCTGTCATTCAAAACATTACTTCAATAGAGCTTTTTGCATTTATAAAGTTTGTAATCATTGCCTTACTGATACTTCCGTTTCTACCAAATAAAACCTATGGTCCAGATAACCTATTAAACCCATTCGAAATTGGATCTATAATAGTCATCGTGTCCTTCTTAAATTTTATAGGATATTTTCTGGTTAAATTTATCGGTTCCAAAAAAGGAATCATACTAACAGCAGTGCTTGGTGGACTTATTTCTAGCACAGCAGTAGCCTGGAATTATGCGTCTAGTAGTAAAGCGTCTCCAGAACTTTCCAAAAAATATAGCGCAGGAATCATCGTAGCTTCAGCCATTATGTTTCCAAGATTAGCCTTTCTGGCCTACATTTTTAATAGCGCTATATTGGTTAATTTAATAGTGCCATTTGGACTATTAACGGCCATCTGCATTGTAGCAACCTTGTTATTAATGCGCAAGGATGATCCCAAACCAGATACCAATATCAAATTAGGCAACCCCTTAAATATGTTAAATGCTATTGGCTTTGGTGCGGTCTATGTTGTTATTCTCTTTGCTGTTTTTTATAGCAATCAATTTTTTGGAGAGCGCGGTTTATACTATTCTGCCTTAATCGCGGGATTAGCGGACACAGATGCCATTACAATCAGTATGTCCAAATTTGCTTTAAATCAAGACAAATTAACACTAGCATCTTCCGTAATAATTGCAGCTACCATCAGTAATATGTTGGTTAAATTAGTCATCTCTTTATTTAAAGGCTCCAAAGCTACAGGTAAACTTGTTGGTTATGCTTTTGGAAGTGTTATTCTGGTGGGTATTATTTACATTCTTATTATTAGAAGTTAA